One genomic region from Frateuria soli encodes:
- a CDS encoding IS3 family transposase (programmed frameshift): MSKRKRYSPEYKRELVELVRRSKSSCRQIALEVGVNPNMLTRWVREAESEGGKAFPGGGTPRDEELARLKRELARVTKERDFLKRRGSVLREAITERYAVIERCRSDYPVGMMCRCLEVSTSGFYAWAGRKPGPRAQANARLLERIREIHEDSKGVIGAPRMHEDLGDEGEHVSLNRVARLMAGEGLQGWPRRRKRRFGGKPGSRPVGVINRLERDFNANEPETKWVTDITEVVTQEGKLYVCVVVDLYSKLVVGWSMHHRQDRHMVVRAVQMAVWQREGSSELILHSDRGGQFISGTYQKFLGGNALVCSMSDVGHCADNAACEGFFGVLKRERVYRRSYRTRNEARADLFDYLERFHNPRMRRRVARRDREFSALIKPSVETG, translated from the exons ATGTCGAAGCGCAAGCGTTACAGCCCCGAGTACAAGCGGGAGCTCGTCGAGCTGGTCCGGCGATCGAAGTCGAGTTGCCGCCAGATCGCCCTGGAGGTCGGGGTCAACCCCAACATGCTCACCCGTTGGGTGCGCGAGGCGGAGAGCGAGGGGGGCAAGGCGTTCCCCGGCGGCGGCACGCCTCGCGACGAGGAGCTGGCTCGCCTCAAGCGCGAGCTAGCACGAGTCACGAAGGAACGAGATTTTTTAA AAAGACGCGGCAGCGTACTTCGCGAAGCAATCACCGAACGGTACGCGGTGATTGAGCGCTGCCGCAGCGACTATCCCGTCGGGATGATGTGCCGCTGCCTGGAAGTTTCAACCAGTGGTTTCTACGCCTGGGCCGGGCGCAAGCCGGGGCCACGGGCACAGGCGAATGCGCGCCTGCTGGAGCGCATTCGGGAGATCCATGAGGACAGCAAGGGCGTGATCGGCGCCCCTCGCATGCACGAGGACCTCGGCGACGAGGGCGAGCACGTCAGCCTCAACCGGGTGGCGCGGTTGATGGCCGGCGAGGGTCTGCAAGGTTGGCCACGACGCAGGAAGCGCCGGTTCGGCGGCAAGCCGGGCTCTCGCCCGGTCGGCGTCATCAACCGGCTCGAACGCGACTTCAATGCAAATGAACCGGAAACCAAGTGGGTCACCGATATCACCGAGGTCGTGACCCAGGAAGGCAAGCTTTATGTGTGCGTGGTGGTCGATCTTTACAGCAAGCTCGTGGTCGGCTGGTCGATGCACCACCGCCAGGATCGCCACATGGTCGTGCGGGCGGTCCAGATGGCCGTGTGGCAGCGGGAGGGAAGTTCGGAGCTCATCCTGCACTCCGATCGGGGTGGCCAGTTCATCAGCGGTACGTACCAGAAGTTCCTGGGCGGCAACGCTCTGGTCTGCAGCATGAGCGACGTCGGACACTGCGCCGACAACGCGGCGTGCGAAGGCTTTTTCGGTGTGCTCAAACGCGAGCGGGTGTACCGACGCAGCTACCGGACGAGGAACGAGGCGCGTGCTGACCTGTTCGATTACCTCGAGCGGTTCCACAACCCGCGCATGCGTCGTAGAGTCGCCAGGCGGGACCGGGAGTTTTCAGCCTTAATCAAACCGTCCGTGGAAACGGGGTAG
- a CDS encoding DUF6933 domain-containing protein — protein MTVLRCTAKLLKRLKQPAKPPEPAPQANPLGEWYADIDFWHRQPFVVMLNAATGAVLMLSGNAAGLRRCHERALLQFASLCELYGLHGPAVDAELHGFHAGFAFAATRDRSLLSSLNQRKFECWMALEHTDRTPASVAAQDWNGLFKHPALGRNQRHGMEYHRPLDLLRQHLLPSAQLVPFPGTHPDGLGEAPA, from the coding sequence ATGACCGTCTTGCGTTGCACCGCCAAGCTGCTCAAGCGCCTGAAGCAACCGGCCAAGCCACCGGAGCCCGCGCCGCAGGCCAACCCGCTGGGCGAGTGGTATGCGGATATCGACTTCTGGCACCGCCAGCCGTTCGTGGTGATGCTCAATGCGGCCACCGGCGCGGTGCTGATGCTGTCTGGCAACGCCGCCGGCCTGCGCCGATGCCATGAGCGCGCGCTGCTGCAGTTCGCCTCGCTGTGCGAGCTGTACGGCCTGCACGGCCCGGCAGTGGACGCCGAGCTGCACGGCTTCCACGCCGGATTCGCCTTCGCCGCCACTCGCGACCGCAGCCTGCTGTCCTCCCTCAACCAGCGCAAGTTCGAGTGCTGGATGGCCCTGGAACACACCGACCGCACGCCAGCCTCGGTGGCTGCCCAGGACTGGAACGGACTGTTCAAGCATCCCGCCCTGGGCCGCAACCAGCGTCACGGCATGGAATATCACCGCCCGCTTGACCTGCTGCGCCAGCACCTGCTGCCCTCGGCGCAGCTCGTTCCCTTTCCGGGCACGCACCCGGATGGCCTCGGCGAGGCACCCGCGTGA
- a CDS encoding restriction endonuclease subunit S, which translates to MSSGISTSAAQAGHGAPFLSFSTVFNHYFVPDVLPDRMDTSESEQSRYSIRAGDVFLTRTSETVDELGMSCVALKDFPQATYSGFLKRLRPKAPGLTDPKFMAFYLRSPLFRKTMTNNAVMVLRASLNENIFSYLDLLLPDLDTQASIGEFLHLLMSMIDLNNRINAELEALAKTIYDYWFVQFDFPDAQGRPYKSSGGAMVWNGTLKREIPAGWDAGSLEALGKIAGGSTPSTAEAANFGQGMIPWITPKDLSNNKGNKFIARGETDVSEAGMRAASLTLYPAGTVLMSSRAPVGYLAIALNPVTTNQGFKSFVPSKGYGTSFVYYAVKRALPTIIQHASGSTFVEISGGVLKSVHAVLPDKAVTSAFCSAIEPIVQRQKLAELENVELTQLRDWLLPLLMNGQVRVA; encoded by the coding sequence ATGAGCTCAGGCATCTCCACCAGTGCCGCGCAGGCTGGTCACGGCGCGCCATTCCTGTCCTTTTCCACGGTCTTCAACCACTACTTCGTGCCCGACGTCCTTCCTGATCGGATGGACACCTCAGAATCCGAGCAAAGCAGGTACTCAATCCGAGCGGGTGACGTATTCCTGACCCGGACGAGTGAGACAGTCGACGAGCTCGGCATGAGCTGCGTGGCACTCAAGGACTTTCCGCAAGCCACCTACAGCGGCTTCCTCAAGAGGCTTAGGCCTAAAGCGCCGGGGCTTACAGACCCCAAGTTCATGGCCTTCTATCTGAGAAGTCCACTGTTTCGCAAAACCATGACCAACAACGCGGTCATGGTGCTGAGGGCGAGCCTCAACGAAAATATCTTTTCATATCTTGATCTGCTACTTCCAGATTTGGATACGCAGGCCAGCATTGGCGAGTTCCTGCACTTGTTGATGTCCATGATCGACCTCAACAACCGCATCAACGCCGAGCTGGAGGCGCTGGCAAAGACGATCTACGACTACTGGTTCGTGCAGTTCGACTTCCCCGATGCCCAGGGCCGCCCCTACAAGTCCAGCGGCGGCGCGATGGTCTGGAACGGCACCCTCAAGCGGGAGATCCCGGCGGGGTGGGACGCAGGCTCGCTGGAGGCGCTCGGAAAGATCGCAGGCGGAAGCACGCCTTCCACAGCGGAGGCCGCTAACTTCGGGCAAGGCATGATCCCGTGGATAACGCCCAAGGACCTATCGAACAACAAGGGGAACAAATTCATAGCGCGGGGCGAAACCGACGTGTCCGAGGCGGGCATGCGCGCGGCCTCGTTGACGTTGTACCCGGCAGGCACGGTGCTTATGAGCTCCCGCGCGCCAGTCGGCTATCTGGCCATTGCCTTGAATCCGGTGACGACAAACCAGGGGTTCAAGTCGTTCGTGCCATCCAAGGGCTATGGCACATCGTTCGTCTACTACGCGGTCAAGCGAGCGTTGCCCACGATCATCCAGCATGCGTCCGGTTCCACCTTCGTGGAGATCTCCGGTGGCGTGCTTAAGTCCGTGCATGCCGTTCTCCCGGACAAGGCTGTAACAAGTGCTTTTTGCAGCGCGATTGAGCCGATCGTGCAGCGCCAGAAACTGGCGGAGTTGGAGAATGTTGAACTCACCCAACTCCGCGACTGGCTCCTCCCCCTGCTGATGAACGGCCAGGTGCGCGTGGCATGA
- a CDS encoding HsdM family class I SAM-dependent methyltransferase codes for MTSSYQQQTRDLIDGLKAVCAQNGLGNDGNEYKIIVQTFLYKLLSDKFAYEMKRLEPRLASASDWIAAWQAMPAAERDMLGLQLDADVPRLTAAQLLPSLFNRQSEHGFAKLFDDTLIAIAVANNDIFAVHTEGNETEPLFERLIERNVRGGDEKRDGFVRAMFNKLVGVSFEHLFEQKYDFYAALFEYLIKDYNKDNGGKYAEYYTPHAVATIMADILVPPDQRGRVKDVTCYDPASGSGTLLMALAHAIGEQNCSIFSQDISQKSSSLLRLNLVLNKLVHSIPHITQGNTILHPVHRDPVSPSRLRQFDYIVSNPPFKMDFSDFRDDLDTDANAARFFAGIPKVPNKAKDKMAIYLLFIQHIIASLKPGGKAAIVVPTGFITAANGIELKIRQKLVDEKLIAGVVSMPSNIFATTGTNVSILFLDASQREQVVLIDASALGEKVKEGKNQKTLLSHAEEQRIVETFNAREAVEDFSVVVGYEEIAGKNYSLSAGQYFDVKIEYVDITPEQFTERVNGYSQRLQDLFAESRDLEQAIGEKLQGLICG; via the coding sequence ATGACCTCCAGCTACCAGCAACAGACCCGCGACCTGATCGACGGCCTCAAGGCCGTGTGTGCCCAGAACGGCCTGGGCAACGACGGCAACGAATACAAGATCATCGTGCAGACCTTTCTCTACAAGCTGCTTAGCGACAAGTTCGCCTATGAGATGAAGCGGCTTGAACCTAGGCTGGCTAGCGCCAGCGACTGGATCGCCGCCTGGCAAGCCATGCCCGCCGCCGAGCGCGACATGCTTGGTCTGCAGCTGGATGCAGACGTGCCGCGACTCACGGCAGCACAACTCCTCCCCAGCCTGTTCAACCGCCAGAGTGAGCACGGCTTCGCCAAGCTGTTCGATGACACGCTGATCGCCATCGCCGTGGCAAACAACGACATCTTCGCGGTGCATACAGAGGGGAACGAGACGGAGCCTCTATTTGAACGCCTGATCGAGAGAAACGTCCGGGGAGGCGATGAAAAGCGTGACGGTTTTGTGCGCGCGATGTTCAACAAGCTGGTCGGCGTTAGCTTCGAGCACCTGTTCGAGCAAAAGTACGACTTCTATGCGGCCCTGTTCGAGTACCTGATCAAGGACTACAACAAGGACAATGGCGGTAAATACGCCGAGTACTACACACCCCACGCGGTGGCGACCATCATGGCCGACATCCTGGTGCCGCCGGACCAGCGGGGCAGGGTGAAGGACGTCACCTGCTACGACCCGGCCTCTGGCTCCGGCACCTTGCTGATGGCTCTGGCCCATGCGATCGGTGAGCAGAATTGCAGTATTTTTTCGCAGGACATCTCACAGAAATCCTCCAGCCTGTTACGTCTGAACCTCGTGCTCAACAAGCTGGTGCACTCCATCCCGCACATCACCCAGGGCAACACCATCCTGCATCCGGTGCACCGCGACCCGGTCTCGCCCAGCCGGCTGCGCCAGTTCGACTACATCGTGTCCAATCCGCCGTTCAAGATGGACTTCTCCGACTTCCGCGACGACCTGGACACCGACGCCAACGCGGCACGGTTCTTCGCCGGCATCCCCAAGGTGCCAAACAAGGCGAAGGACAAGATGGCGATCTACCTCCTGTTCATCCAGCACATCATCGCCAGCCTCAAGCCCGGCGGCAAAGCGGCCATTGTGGTGCCGACCGGCTTTATCACGGCGGCGAACGGAATCGAGCTGAAGATCCGCCAGAAGCTGGTGGACGAGAAGCTGATCGCCGGCGTGGTGTCCATGCCCAGCAACATCTTCGCCACCACCGGCACCAACGTGTCGATCCTGTTCCTGGACGCTAGCCAGCGCGAGCAGGTGGTGCTGATCGACGCCTCCGCGCTCGGCGAGAAGGTGAAGGAGGGCAAGAACCAGAAGACCCTGCTCAGCCATGCCGAGGAACAGCGGATCGTGGAGACCTTCAACGCCCGCGAGGCGGTGGAGGATTTTTCGGTGGTGGTGGGGTATGAGGAGATTGCGGGGAAGAATTATTCGCTGAGCGCGGGGCAGTATTTCGACGTAAAGATTGAGTACGTGGACATCACGCCGGAGCAATTTACCGAGAGAGTCAATGGCTATAGCCAAAGGCTGCAAGATCTCTTTGCTGAATCGCGAGACTTGGAGCAAGCCATAGGCGAGAAGCTGCAGGGGTTGATCTGTGGCTAA
- a CDS encoding type II toxin-antitoxin system RelE/ParE family toxin: MSHQLRFAEAALRDIERLYRFLADQDIPAAEAALDALDKGWGLLSRFPFSARKADPANPFLRELLIPFGGAGYVALFEITDSTIVTILAVRHQREDDYH, translated from the coding sequence GTGAGCCACCAGCTCCGGTTTGCCGAGGCCGCGCTGCGGGATATCGAAAGGCTCTACCGGTTTCTCGCCGACCAGGACATACCGGCCGCCGAGGCAGCCCTCGATGCGCTCGACAAGGGCTGGGGTCTGCTGAGCCGCTTTCCGTTCTCCGCCCGTAAGGCCGACCCGGCCAACCCCTTTTTGCGCGAACTGCTCATCCCCTTCGGCGGGGCCGGCTACGTCGCCCTGTTCGAGATCACCGACAGCACCATCGTCACCATCCTCGCCGTGCGCCACCAGCGCGAAGACGACTACCACTGA
- a CDS encoding YlcI/YnfO family protein: MKTANMPSLRVDPALREAAEAVLREGESLSSFMEQSVRDEVNRRRSQAEFIARGLAAREEAARTGVYYTVDEVMGSLRNMLKDAKAKKRS; this comes from the coding sequence ATGAAAACCGCCAACATGCCCTCCCTGCGCGTTGACCCGGCGTTGCGCGAAGCCGCCGAAGCCGTGCTCCGCGAGGGCGAGAGCCTGTCCAGCTTCATGGAGCAATCGGTGCGCGACGAGGTGAACCGGCGCCGGAGCCAGGCCGAGTTCATCGCCCGCGGCCTGGCGGCGCGGGAAGAGGCCGCGCGCACCGGCGTGTACTACACCGTCGACGAGGTCATGGGCTCGTTACGCAACATGCTGAAAGACGCCAAGGCGAAGAAGCGCTCGTGA
- a CDS encoding type I restriction endonuclease subunit R — protein MSAGKFNEDSRVKIPALLHLARLGYDYLSLKQAHWDPRTNIFPELFEAALLRINPDLRREDIPPLLDEIRLDLQHEDLGKAFHKRLVARAGLRLIDFENAGNNSYHAVTELPFENGEDSFRPDITLLVNGLPLAIIEVKKRMNPGGVLEERRRMDRRHANRKFRHFFNLIQLQVFSNNMEYDEAAIDPVQGAFYAASTYGEAHFNYFREERQSELAGALGVLSEGNEDAVLTDTNLASIKGTPEFERNKAPDTPTHRLLTSLFSRQRLAFLLQYAFAWLDEEEGVQKHVMRYPQLFATLAIRDRLAAGVRKGIIWHTQGSGKTALAYYNVRFLTDWFQRRGQVPRFYFIVDRLDLLRQARDEFRLRGLTVHVIDSRDAFARDIKRSGAARNDRGAAEITVVNIQKFKDDPDVAAESDYNLAVQRVYFLDEVHRSYNPRGSFLANLEQSDRIAIKIGLTGTPLIGEQLQSKTLFGDYIHKYYYNASIADGYTLRLIREEIATRYRMQLQQALADIEVQQGGIDRKALYAHPRFVGAMLDYILGDFERSRIAFGDDSIGGMVICDSAEQARELHGQFERLMAHRAPVTVAEPANDADYRPRRVADDAAAYAGTPLSASLILHDEGDKQWREDQVKAYKKGRIDLLFVYNMLLTGFDAPRLKKLYFGRVIRNHNLLQALTRVNRRYRGFRYGYVVDFADIQREFDQANRDYYDELTAELGDEITHYSNLFKTEAEIRADVEAIREALFAFSLDDAELFSEQVGQIQDREQLRAIVRALALARELYNLIRLGGHDQLAGLLDFHKLRQLHVEAQHALAALNLKHQLEHAQDTAGLLNQALEDVVFRFEKVGEAELKLADELKDILRRTRETLAATDDPQDPAWISLKDELERLFKAKKLSEVSQQEMQANIETLRSIERHARELNQANANLAARYGGDAKLMRVHKRLLDMPRLGTSQTRLHAALHAAKQAADRAVLANRELLGTPDYFEKQLMPIIVRSFREAQPPGPDADTCRLIHRLLASEYLNESQGRLPFR, from the coding sequence ATGAGTGCAGGCAAGTTCAACGAGGACTCCCGGGTCAAGATACCCGCCTTGCTCCATCTCGCCCGACTCGGCTACGACTATCTGTCCCTGAAACAGGCGCACTGGGACCCGCGCACCAACATCTTCCCCGAGCTCTTCGAGGCCGCGCTCCTGCGGATCAACCCCGACCTGCGGCGCGAGGACATTCCGCCGCTGCTCGACGAGATCCGGCTCGACCTGCAGCACGAGGACCTTGGCAAAGCGTTCCACAAGCGCCTGGTGGCGCGCGCTGGCCTGCGCCTGATCGACTTCGAGAACGCGGGTAACAACAGTTACCACGCCGTCACCGAGCTGCCCTTCGAGAACGGCGAAGACAGCTTCCGGCCGGACATCACGCTGCTGGTCAACGGCTTGCCGTTGGCGATCATCGAGGTAAAGAAGCGCATGAATCCCGGCGGAGTGCTCGAAGAGCGCCGTCGCATGGACCGACGTCATGCGAATCGCAAGTTCCGGCACTTCTTCAACCTGATCCAGTTGCAGGTGTTCTCCAACAACATGGAGTACGACGAGGCGGCGATCGACCCGGTGCAGGGCGCGTTCTATGCCGCCTCCACCTACGGCGAGGCGCACTTCAACTACTTCCGCGAGGAGCGCCAGTCCGAACTGGCGGGTGCCCTTGGGGTGCTGTCCGAAGGAAACGAGGACGCCGTCCTCACCGATACCAACCTGGCCAGCATCAAGGGCACACCGGAATTCGAGCGGAACAAGGCGCCCGACACGCCGACCCACCGGCTGCTCACCTCACTTTTCAGCCGGCAACGTCTGGCCTTCCTCCTGCAATACGCTTTTGCGTGGCTGGATGAGGAAGAGGGCGTCCAGAAGCACGTCATGCGTTACCCGCAGCTGTTCGCCACGCTGGCCATCCGTGATCGCCTGGCGGCTGGCGTGCGGAAAGGCATCATCTGGCACACCCAGGGCAGCGGCAAAACCGCGCTGGCCTATTACAACGTCCGCTTCCTCACCGACTGGTTCCAGCGGCGCGGGCAGGTGCCGCGCTTCTACTTCATCGTCGACCGCCTCGACCTGCTCAGGCAGGCCCGCGACGAGTTCCGGCTGCGCGGTCTCACCGTGCACGTGATCGACAGCCGTGACGCTTTCGCGCGCGACATCAAACGGAGCGGCGCTGCCCGCAACGACCGTGGCGCCGCCGAAATCACCGTGGTCAACATCCAGAAGTTCAAGGACGACCCGGACGTTGCCGCCGAAAGCGACTACAACCTCGCCGTGCAACGCGTGTACTTCCTCGACGAGGTGCACCGCAGCTACAACCCCCGGGGCAGCTTCCTCGCCAACCTGGAGCAGTCCGACCGCATCGCGATCAAGATCGGCCTAACCGGCACCCCGCTGATCGGCGAGCAGCTGCAGTCGAAGACGCTGTTCGGCGACTACATCCACAAGTACTACTACAACGCCTCCATTGCTGACGGCTACACGCTGCGCCTGATCCGCGAGGAGATCGCCACCCGCTACAGGATGCAGCTGCAACAGGCCCTGGCCGATATCGAGGTGCAACAGGGCGGCATCGACCGCAAGGCGCTCTACGCCCACCCGCGTTTCGTCGGCGCCATGCTCGATTACATCCTGGGCGACTTCGAGCGCTCCCGCATCGCCTTTGGCGACGACAGCATCGGCGGCATGGTGATCTGCGACAGTGCCGAGCAGGCGCGCGAGCTGCATGGGCAGTTCGAACGGCTCATGGCTCATCGTGCGCCGGTCACCGTCGCCGAGCCCGCCAATGATGCCGACTACCGCCCGCGCCGCGTCGCCGACGATGCCGCGGCCTACGCGGGCACGCCGCTCAGTGCCTCACTGATCCTGCACGATGAGGGTGACAAGCAGTGGCGCGAGGACCAGGTCAAGGCCTACAAGAAGGGCCGTATCGACCTGCTGTTCGTCTACAACATGCTGCTGACCGGCTTCGACGCCCCCCGGCTCAAGAAGCTCTACTTCGGCCGGGTCATCCGCAACCACAACCTGTTGCAGGCGCTCACCCGGGTCAACCGCCGCTACCGAGGTTTCCGCTACGGCTACGTGGTCGACTTTGCCGACATCCAGCGCGAGTTCGACCAGGCCAACCGGGACTACTACGACGAGCTCACCGCCGAACTGGGCGACGAGATCACGCACTACAGCAACTTGTTCAAGACCGAGGCGGAGATTCGCGCGGACGTCGAGGCGATCCGCGAGGCGCTGTTCGCCTTTTCGCTGGACGACGCCGAGCTGTTCTCCGAGCAGGTGGGCCAGATCCAGGATCGGGAGCAACTGCGGGCCATCGTCCGGGCGCTTGCGCTGGCGCGCGAGCTGTACAACCTGATCCGCCTGGGTGGTCATGACCAGCTTGCCGGCCTGCTCGACTTCCACAAGCTGCGCCAACTGCACGTCGAGGCACAGCACGCGCTCGCGGCACTGAACCTCAAGCACCAGCTGGAGCACGCACAGGACACTGCCGGCCTGCTCAACCAGGCGCTGGAGGATGTCGTCTTCAGGTTCGAGAAGGTCGGCGAGGCCGAGCTCAAGCTGGCCGACGAACTCAAGGACATCCTGCGTCGCACCCGCGAGACGCTCGCGGCCACGGACGATCCGCAAGACCCGGCCTGGATCAGTCTCAAGGACGAGCTCGAGCGCCTGTTCAAGGCCAAAAAGCTCAGCGAAGTGAGCCAGCAGGAGATGCAGGCCAACATCGAGACGCTCCGCAGCATCGAGCGGCACGCCCGCGAGCTCAACCAGGCCAATGCCAACCTGGCGGCACGTTACGGCGGCGACGCCAAGCTGATGCGCGTGCACAAGCGCCTGCTGGACATGCCCCGCCTGGGTACCAGCCAGACCCGGCTGCACGCCGCCCTCCATGCCGCCAAGCAGGCCGCCGACCGTGCCGTGCTCGCCAACCGCGAGCTGCTCGGCACGCCGGACTATTTCGAAAAGCAGCTCATGCCGATCATCGTGCGCTCGTTCCGGGAGGCCCAGCCGCCCGGTCCGGACGCCGACACCTGCCGCCTGATCCACCGGCTGCTGGCCAGCGAATACCTCAACGAATCGCAGGGACGACTGCCGTTCCGCTGA
- a CDS encoding type II toxin-antitoxin system RelE family toxin: protein MTYSLEFVESALKEWRKLSPDIRAQLKKKLAERLEHPHVPAARLHGMPDCFKIKLRASGYRLVYQVHDKVLVVTVVAVGKREKGLTYLAAKKRV, encoded by the coding sequence ATGACCTATAGCCTGGAGTTCGTCGAGTCCGCGCTCAAGGAATGGCGCAAGCTTTCGCCCGACATCCGCGCGCAACTGAAGAAAAAGCTGGCCGAGCGGCTGGAGCATCCCCACGTGCCCGCCGCCCGGCTGCATGGCATGCCCGACTGCTTCAAGATCAAGCTGCGCGCCTCTGGCTACCGGCTGGTGTACCAGGTGCACGACAAGGTGCTGGTGGTGACCGTGGTGGCCGTAGGGAAACGGGAGAAGGGGTTGACCTATCTTGCGGCGAAGAAACGCGTGTAA
- a CDS encoding type II toxin-antitoxin system Phd/YefM family antitoxin → MEAILAGASISITELKRNPSAVIEAADGESVAVLVHNKPSAYLVPAETYKRLLDRLEDLELAELVRQRKGERRVKVKLDDL, encoded by the coding sequence ATGGAAGCCATCCTGGCCGGCGCCAGCATCAGCATCACCGAGCTCAAGCGCAACCCCAGCGCCGTGATCGAGGCGGCCGACGGCGAGTCGGTCGCCGTGCTGGTGCACAACAAGCCCAGCGCCTACCTGGTGCCCGCGGAAACCTACAAGCGTCTGCTCGATCGTCTGGAAGACCTGGAGCTCGCCGAGCTGGTGCGCCAGCGCAAGGGCGAGCGCCGGGTCAAGGTCAAGCTCGATGACCTATAG
- the hutU gene encoding urocanate hydratase, with translation MNAPTRIDTTRVIRAPRGSTLTCKSWLTEAPYRMIQNNLDPEVAENPAELVVYGGIGRAARNWECFDAILRSLRELNDDETLLVQSGKPVGVFPTHPDAPRVLIANSNLVPAWATWEHFNELDKKGLMMYGQMTAGSWIYIGSQGIVQGTYETFVEMGRQHYHGSLKGKWILTAGLGGMGGAQPLAASLAGACSLTIECQQSRIDFRLKTRYVDEQATDLDDALARIQKYTKAGEAKSIALLGNAAEVLPELVRRGVRPDAVTDQTSAHDPVNGYLPLGWTVEQWFERRKSDPNGTRDAAKRSMKVHVEAMLAFHAKGIPTFDYGNNIRQMAKDEGCENAFAFPGFVPAFVRPLFCRGVGPFRWVALSGDPEDIYKTDQKVKELIPDDKHLHNWLDMAKERISFQGLPARICWVGLGQRDKLGLAFNEMVRKGELKAPVVIGRDHLDSGSVASPNRETEAMKDGSDAVSDWPLLNAMLNTAGGATWVSLHHGGGVGMGYSQHAGVVIVCDGSEAADKRIARVLWNDPASGVMRHADAGYDIAIECANEQGLNLPMI, from the coding sequence ATGAACGCCCCCACCCGCATCGACACCACCCGCGTGATCCGCGCCCCGCGCGGCAGCACGCTCACCTGCAAGAGCTGGCTCACCGAGGCGCCCTACCGGATGATCCAGAACAACCTCGACCCCGAGGTGGCGGAGAACCCGGCCGAACTGGTGGTCTACGGCGGCATCGGCCGCGCCGCGCGCAACTGGGAATGCTTCGACGCCATCCTACGCAGCCTGCGCGAGCTCAACGACGACGAAACCCTGCTGGTGCAGTCCGGCAAGCCGGTCGGCGTCTTCCCGACTCACCCGGACGCCCCGCGCGTGCTCATCGCCAACTCCAACCTGGTGCCGGCCTGGGCCACCTGGGAGCACTTCAACGAGTTGGATAAGAAGGGCCTGATGATGTACGGCCAGATGACGGCCGGCAGCTGGATCTACATCGGCTCGCAGGGAATCGTGCAGGGCACCTACGAAACCTTCGTGGAGATGGGCCGCCAGCACTACCACGGCAGCCTCAAGGGCAAGTGGATTCTCACCGCGGGCCTGGGCGGCATGGGCGGCGCGCAGCCGCTGGCCGCGAGCCTGGCCGGCGCCTGCTCGCTCACCATCGAATGCCAGCAGAGCCGCATCGACTTCCGCCTGAAGACCCGCTACGTCGACGAGCAGGCCACCGACCTGGACGACGCGCTGGCGCGCATCCAGAAGTACACGAAAGCCGGCGAAGCCAAATCCATCGCGCTGCTGGGCAACGCGGCCGAAGTTTTACCTGAGCTGGTGCGCCGCGGCGTGCGTCCCGACGCCGTCACCGACCAGACCAGCGCGCACGACCCGGTCAACGGCTACCTGCCGCTCGGCTGGACGGTGGAACAGTGGTTCGAGCGCCGCAAGAGCGACCCCAACGGCACCCGCGACGCCGCCAAGCGCTCGATGAAGGTGCACGTGGAAGCCATGCTCGCCTTCCACGCCAAGGGCATCCCCACCTTCGACTACGGCAACAACATCCGCCAGATGGCCAAGGATGAGGGCTGCGAGAACGCCTTTGCCTTTCCGGGGTTCGTGCCGGCCTTCGTGCGGCCGTTGTTCTGCCGGGGTGTCGGGCCGTTCCGCTGGGTCGCGCTATCGGGGGATCCGGAGGACATCTACAAGACCGACCAGAAGGTCAAGGAGCTGATTCCGGACGACAAGCACCTGCACAACTGGCTGGACATGGCGAAGGAGCGGATCAGCTTCCAGGGGTTGCCGGCGCGGATCTGCTGGGTGGGGCTGGGGCAGCGAGACAAGCTGGGGTTGGCGTTCAATGAGATGGTGCGGAAGGGGGAGTTGAAGGCGCCTGTTGTTATTGGGCGGGATCATCTGGATTCGGGGTCGGTGGCCAGTCCGAATCGGGAGACCGAGGCGATGAAGGATGGGAGTGATGCGGTGTCGGATTGGCCGTTGCTCAATGCGATGCTCAATACCGCCGGTGGCGCGACCTGGGTGTCGCTGCACCATGGCGGCGGCGTGGGCATGGGCTACAGCCAGCATGCCGGCGTAGTGATCGTGTGCGATGGGAGTGAGGCGGCAGACAAGCGCATCGCCCGCGTGCTTTGGAACGACCCTGCCAGTGGCGTGATGCGCCATGCGGATGCCGGCTACGACATCGCCATCGAGTGCGCCAACGAGCAGGGCTTGAACCTGCCGATGATCTAA